The sequence cttgtggaaagattacagattttgcacctaatactgtgttgaacctacatgcaatgatttgagatgataaacgatgaatcagcctcattagaattaacccttttctttaccttattttcttttttttcaaccactctaggaagcccatttgagcctgtatttttgtagcttgtagaatttttctttcgttctaacccttatttttgcaaactatcacttagtttgttacctaacccaagtttttgcaaagctcaaattgagcctttgttttcttctagcgctttttccttgtttatggcattatagtagcaagccaaaaggctaagaagtgattgagcaATGCTACccgaaaaaaatagaaaaaaaagaaagagaaaaacagaaaaagaaaagaaaaagagacgaacaaaaaggagaacttcattcctcagttcttaaaatcaaaacgtctcaagaaaaaagaaaaaaataatgaataaaaagctcagtcacttcatatttgctaaagccatttgaactttgtttttctagcgctagaactattaacccttgttgtacctttaaccctctaaccacattacaaccccaattcgaggctgtttttgatatcatcggagtcatatagcatagtagaggaactcggatgaacgtgcaaaatcaacgtaatcctaagcaagaacataagccgagagtaaacactttagccactaaaattgtgtgaaatgagtgaactacctatggtgaggtgttttacttagcgatcccctcaagctcgtttaattgaacatgtgtccattttcttaaaacatatgacctatgataattgaaatgcggcttttggatatcgtgtctctactttgtatttccgaatgcatgtaattacagatgctcgaaattgtgtcaatcacctagtcaaaccgggaggttttctagcttgcttgtgattgcgggtttagttttttagtttacttggggacaagtaaagttttaagtgcgaggaggtttgataggggtcaaaaacccctatctttgggtacggttttaggacgggttttagcgttatttagttaataagcgagcaattctcgcatttaaatgcttttgtgtatgttagttagaaattggaaatgttttatttacttttcgttgtttaggctcattttatgatcaatttaggcaaatacggccaaaatggcatgcatattataatttcgttatcttttgaagctaattgatccgtcaaaagtcgcaccaaacgaagcgtttgctcaaaataagcgattggcgggtcaatttagcctttggactaatgttgtttggagtttatgtgcgtgtgcaagttaaaacatgatcaatttcaggcaaaaattgtgtctcggggacccccggcagtcgctcggtgaattgagcatcggtgagcagcccaggcatCGCCCAGGCattgcccaggcaccgcccaggcactgctcgggCACTGctcctgctcgtcgagcaggcagtgcctgctcgcgacgagcagtgcctgctcgcgacgagcagtgcctgctcggcgagcagacctgcggaaattggtcaaaaagaccaattccgcccccacgacaccacgatggaccccacgacttcctacctacataaggacacgaaataggtcatcaaaagggctcgagccacgcctataaataggatttttccaatgtaaattagcatctttcattatttgtaaattaccttagctttccccttgaatttcctctccatctcctccatcttcttcgacctccattgaagctccttcaaagctgttctcgaggaatattcaaggtccgtccttaagacctaggaagccgattgcagagtagacaggttccttgaaagggattttcgtatctccttttactttactttgtttgtactctttgatacaatctatgaatcctaggctaattgtatcctgtgacattattcttcatctttaataatattttagctcttattttgttctatgcttattgatttaatctttgtcttacgctttattcaattggtttaactcattcaaaagccccaaaatcgagtaggcacatattgtgagctgaatctgacctagtcagagcctaggagattgacgacctcttagttgattaagcccaaattgctgagccttagacctagtttcggccttacaagggaatcacgcactaggaacttcaggagggtaagtagggttaatcgccttgaatacaagtgacttagattaggtttttaatcaatagacctaataacctaacttcattattatcgttcataccatgttccttcgggtaattgcattagtgaaagatcaattaggagcagtttaacttaattaggagtagtttaacttaattaggcatagaataacttagttagaactagtataacttagctaggagtagcgtaattcaacctaggagtagattaacttaaacaaacaaattcaaaacccacaaagcctagataacacctgagaccaagtaattcgatacttgtggtaaataagtcctgtggattcgatacctggactttccagatttattacttgataacgacggggtacacttatcccttagtgagttttcttcaccgaaggcgcatcaTACCTAACGGTAAGAAAGTAAGAATCCTAGTTCATATTAATGGTGAGAATAAATTCGAACACGGTCAAATAGGAAGACCTTTGGGTCACTCACATATGCATCATACAATTTTCACACATCTACATGTGCTAAGGGAACGATTTAAAAGTCATAGTCCGAGTAAATAGAACGTTGGAAACGAATCGCTTTAAAAGCCTTAAATGGAGTTTTTACCCTTTTTTAACGGGGACATCTAATAACATGCAAATGTCACCCTTCAGGCTTCCTTAAGAAGCCTAGAAGGATATTCTGAGAACACGTGGTTAAGAGACATATGTCCAAGGAGAAGCTCCTAAAATGGGAGAACATGTGGAAGCTTCACATTGGACTACTAATCCTCTAATAGAAAGCTTAAAATGGGACTATGAGAAACATGTAAATAGAGGGTTTAAGAGAATCTTTAAGATATATTCAAAACTGTAGCTGTCATTACTTTTTCACCATTTTTTAAAGTGATACTGACTTAAGCATAAGAGTACTTACGTTGGACAATCGATACCTCCCTTGTTTTGTAGGAAATTTTTGCAGAGGACAGAGGAAATTTGGGATTAGTACATCAGaaattacacaaattatcatgttataaataatataaagttTTTGTAGCTAATTAACGTGAGATACTTAACAATATTACAAtattattcaaataaaaatgttattatGGAAtgactaaaaataataatttgaaattaCTTCGTCCAATCTCCAATAGATGTcctttaagttttttttaccgaaatcaataaaatattgaTTAGATtattaaaatgattaatttacccttattattTTTCGGGTGAAACTCTATTGTTTATGTAAAAATTCACATTCTTTTTAAATATTAGTATGTCTTAAGTATAGTTATTTGCATtagaatatattattttaattaaatgggGATCACTTTTTGTGAGAGTAATATGGAAATGAACACTAAAATGGGAACAACATATTTTCTTCCTATTAACACTCTCTCTTAGTATAAATAAGAGTTAGTTTGAAAAAGAAAGATGGTAAAAAATGCATTAATAATATAACACATTCAGTGGCGGAAAAATATGCCAAATTTTTAGACAAAACAAATTTACAATACACACAAAATATGCCAACAATAAAAAAACCCACCACAACAAGAACCTAAAATTAAGAATAAGCTATCATCATCATAAAATTACCCATCTATCATCATCATCTATTAttcttcaaaataaataaaatatgccATCATAAATCAACCTAATTTATACCAATTTCACACATGAATTAAAATTAAAGGGTAAAAGTTAACTAACCTAAACCCTAAATCTGAAATTGAGGTGTTGTTGGAGATGGTGGCCGGCCGGCGGCGACACTACTCGGACGGTCGGAGAAGGAAGACGTTGGCCAGACGGAGAGAGAGGAGTTCAAAGCTTGGAGGAGGAGGGAGCTTCGGCTGGCTGCGATTCTTAAAGAATCGATCTGCTACTGCTGTCTCATAGCCTATATACGgctttttttaaaattaaaaatccaGAAGGCAAAACGACGTTTTAAGGGGaatcaaaacgatgtcgttttggaatttttttttttttttttttttttttttttttatattctggATGGGTGGGGTGGGGGGAGGAAATGCCTCTTTGACCCCTAAATCCGCCCCTGAACACatcatagaaaaaaaaacaaattgataATCCTAAAACCATGTGTATTACGTGGAGGAATTATATTGTAAATGGGAATCTGAATATCTCGAAAATTGGTTTATAGAGTATTGATTAGATTAATGGTAGTGGAAAGTGGTAAGTTTAGGGGTTGCATTAATAATCCCACAAACACAAAACAGAGGGATATGATTCTGTTTTTGGATGTAATAATAAAAGGTACTATAATAATGTCCCTTTTTGGAGCATCTATAAATTCACATTCCTCACTAGTGTTACACCCATCTCATCTCATCTCATCTCAATATCTTCATTGTTCAAGTAAGTTAACTAAAATGGGTGAAGCTGCTCCTGTGGAGACAATctataccaatggcttctcaaAGCTTTGCACAGATAATCATCACATCACTTACCAAGATCATTCTTCTTGGTATGAAGAAACCATTGATGATGATCTCAAATGGTCCTTTGCCTTGAATAGGTTCGTTTTCTCTTTATTCTACTTACACTATCTTCATGTCTGAAATTTTAGAGTATTTCGggaataaattaatatattggGCGAATAAAAATCATGGTTTTTTGTAGGGTCTACATCTATGTTTATAGACCCAGTTTATACCTGTCTACTGATGCTTTACAGTAGTATATTTTTTCATGGGTTAAACAAAAGTTTAGTACCTTTAATCATATGATtgtttaatattattaatatatatagtttCTATAACTTGATTcgaaatcaaattaaaattaagaaaaattatttatgtttgaGGCAGTGTGCTGCATAAGGGCACTAGCGAGTTTCAAGACATTGCTCTATTGGATACCAAGAGGTTTGGCAAGGTCTGtctatctatatctatatctttctttctttattttttgaaaTGCTTATGATATGATTTTAATTAAAGTATATAATTGGGTATGCTCAGGTGTTAATGATTGATGGGAAGATGCAGAGTGCAGAAGTGGATGAGTTCATTTATCATGAGTGCTTAATCCATCCTGCTCTTCTCTGCCATCCCAAGTCAGTTTTTCTTAACTTCAACAAAATACTCTAAATATTacctttttaattaattggaaGATTGAATATACAAGtatgaaattgaaaataaaacagGCCCAAAAAAGTATTCATTATGGGAGGTGGGGAAGGGTCTGCTGCCAGGGAAGCTCTCAAGCACAAATCCATAGATGAAGTGGTCATGTGTGATATCGATCAGGTAACTTTCTCTCATATATCTGAAAACAAATTCATGTAGACAATTTAGAAAATTGTATATGAAAAATGTGCAGGAAGTAGTGGAGTTCTGCCGTACATATCTAACAGTAAATAAAGAAGCATTTTGTAACAAGAAGCTTAATCTAGTGATCAATGATGCCAAGTAAGTAATGAGTATGTATGTAATGTAATATGTTTGTTAAGAGTAAAATCAATGAATGTGCtaattaaaatagaaaatgatGAAGGGCTGAATTAGAGAAGAGGAATAATGAGAAATATGATATAATAATTGGAGACTTAGCTGATCCAGTTGAAGGAGGGCCTTGCTATCAGCTCTACACTAAAACTTTCTATGAAACCATATTGAAGCCTAAGCTCAATCATCATGGCATCTTTGTCACTCaggttttctttctctctctctatatatataatatatatcctgtcatttttccaaataatataTCTATTTTGACAGGCTGGACCCGCAGGCATTTTCACCCACAAAGAGGTTTTCTCCTCTATATATAACACAATTAAGCAGGTCTTCAAATGTAAGTTTATGGCCAAAACTATATTTATCTTTTGACTTTGTTTTTTGTcacatatattaatatatttatggTGTGGGCAGATGTGGTGGCATATAGTGCTCATGTGCCATCTTTTGCAGATACATGGGGATGGGTTATGGTAGGCTAATCCTCCAACTTCATTATGAATATATAAGAGTGATTAATTAAGtggtataattataattatgttaATTAGGCATCAGATGAACCCTTGTTGTGCATAAAAGCAGAAGAGATAGACAGGAAGATAGAAGAAAGAATAGAGGGTGAATTAGTATATTTGAATGGAGCTGCATTCATCTCCTCTGCCACCTTGAATAAGACTGTTTCTCTATCGTAAGTTTTTGTTTTCAAATAtagtttataaatattaaaaatgtaaaaGTTGAATGAGTTTGGTGCATCGATCAGGCTGTTAAATGAGAAGCATGTGTACACCGAGGATGATGCAAGATTCATACCAGGACATGGATTGGCATACAGAATTTAACCCAactttaagaagaagaagaagaagaaagatagTGGAATTAAACCAACAATATTGTTTAAATGTTGCTTGTAGACATTCATATATCTCTCAAATCTTTCTTTATCTAAATTTAATCATTTATGAGGCATTCCTCTTTATTCTATCTTCATTATGCCACCTGCACTGCATGCCTAACTATTATTAATAATTATGAAATCTTCAACTATAAACATTTAATTCTGGGACGAATGAAATGGGTAGGAGTTATACCAAGTGCATCATTTCGACCATTATTGtaaaacttgtataaaatgtttgaGAAATTTGATTATATCTCGCACCCTACTggattaataatttaatatgaGAATAGAGGATAGGCATTGATCAGCCCATTATTGTGTTGTGTTATGTTGAATTAAAAAATTCAGTAtaaaataaaggtaaaaagtctTATCAAACTTAACGAAGAAAAAGAATGTTTGTATTCCTTTCATTCAATAAATTGCAACTGCAATAGAATATATACAGGTACAAGAATAGGTCTGAAAATACAAAAGGTAAAGGTAAAACAGTTATTTGTACACTAGCCAACAAAAGGAAAACTAACTATTCTATGTAATGTATACCCTTTGTGCCCTTCAATCAATTAACCGTGGTCATGTTCACTTTTTGTTTGGGTGTGGTGATTATTCTTGCCAATGCCAGCTGCTATGATGTAATTTGCATCAGCCCCCTCAAACTATGTTAAACAGGCCTGATTTTGGTAGAATAGTACTGACATTGTTGGTCCTGTGTGTGCAAAAGGTAAATGAGCCACTGTAGTGTAGTTCACATACAGATGTGTCCATTGTCCTGTACTCAGCTTTTGAGGAACTTCTGGACACAATTGATTGTTTCTCAAATCTTCAAGAGATTAAGGCTCTCCCTAGGAACACACGGAAGACAAGACAGTTATTGATCTTCTGGTCTCAAGGCAGGATGCCCAATCTGCATCAGTTAACGCCTTGAGATTAGGCTGCCCAGTTGTTGGGAAATATAGTCCAACGTGAGCTTGATGAGTTCTTGTTTTAGATGAAATAGCTACAGGCTGTTATTTTCACGAAACGTTGTTGAAGTTCCTTCCAAAGAGCACGAGCAAAGGAGGCATACAGAAAAGCAACAACGATTTCCTTTGACATTTAGTTGATTAGTCATGAAAATGCAAGACTATCAATCACGGACCATCACTCACACACTAATGAATCTTCTGGAGGTTCCATATTGTCCCAAATAACAAATTTCAACTTTCGTTTTGCACAGAGCGCATGCATCATAGAATGGCACCATGGAATGTAATTGCTATTTTCAGTAAGGAGTCCACTGACTAAGATCAAGCAGGGATTGTCTGCAGTAGATTGATGCAAGCCTATCATATGAAATCGAGAATTCGTTTTTGGTCGTAATAAATTTCAACATTTAACTTCCTTAGTAACAGCTCCAGTCAAGTAGTAAAGTGTCCATCACAATTTGCTGCTATTAAGTGCGTGGCATATTAGGTGCACCACTTAACAGCTTGTGTGCTAAAACGCTTAACAGTACCGTACTGTTAATGAGGGGCTGAATTTCCACAATAAATACAACATAAATTTAAGATAAGTACAGATTTTTAAAATGTGGTTTTGCCTGGAAAAAAACAACCTTAAACCCAAACAGCAGATTGTAAAGAAAACATTCATGCAGTAGACAAGTAGAAAAGCTGCTAATAAATGATATATCCCTAATCAAGGATATAAAATGTCCTACATTACATTACTGAACTAGTTACTAGTCTATTCTCCAAGTTACAAAATAATCAGATCTGTTAACTTTGGATTATAGCACGAAGATGCTTGCATTTGTAAAGCATATGCAGATTCTCTAGCATCCGTTGTTTCAACTGATAACCTGATCGATATAAATTGATATTAGAACAGAGATTCATTCAATCCAAATAAAAGGGAATAAGAAAGACATTTGCCTTTTACACTAAGATGAATGTGATTTTGATATCATCATTATTAGAATTATAGGATGTATAAGTTCTAACACCAATTACTCTGCCACTTAGGATGCACAAGACTAATTTAAACAAAAGTAAGGAGTTCAAATGCAGTTCGAATATGCAGACCATCGAAAATTGTACATGATGATAACTTAAAAGAT comes from Euphorbia lathyris chromosome 8, ddEupLath1.1, whole genome shotgun sequence and encodes:
- the LOC136203051 gene encoding thermospermine synthase ACAULIS5 — encoded protein: MGEAAPVETIYTNGFSKLCTDNHHITYQDHSSWYEETIDDDLKWSFALNSVLHKGTSEFQDIALLDTKRFGKVLMIDGKMQSAEVDEFIYHECLIHPALLCHPKPKKVFIMGGGEGSAAREALKHKSIDEVVMCDIDQEVVEFCRTYLTVNKEAFCNKKLNLVINDAKAELEKRNNEKYDIIIGDLADPVEGGPCYQLYTKTFYETILKPKLNHHGIFVTQAGPAGIFTHKEVFSSIYNTIKQVFKYVVAYSAHVPSFADTWGWVMASDEPLLCIKAEEIDRKIEERIEGELVYLNGAAFISSATLNKTVSLSLLNEKHVYTEDDARFIPGHGLAYRI